In Eupeodes corollae chromosome 3, idEupCoro1.1, whole genome shotgun sequence, a single genomic region encodes these proteins:
- the LOC129952142 gene encoding uncharacterized protein LOC129952142: MRSLTLLLLVVSCSLLISTAFAHPPEGVWKKKLVWKEDWVQIWKTVKKEAWETKWKKIQVPIWKEVQVPIWKEVQVPDWKIVKKPHIEEREVPAWKEEKVPEWKKINKPVWKEIKVPIWKEIQVPEWKQMFVPEWVKMGIPGEKFLGKDHEGWEYTSHDLWRKKLIWKPVWKKVWRTEKKQEWVPEKKLEWKEEWIQVWKQVKKQIWIKEKRETWVEEKVQIWRTEKKQAWATEKKEAWKDEWKSIQVPVWKEVKVPAWKKVWKPVWEKVWVPIHHEHHEHHEHHGWD, translated from the exons ATGAGATCCCTTACGTTATTG ttGCTCGTAGTTAGCTGCAGTCTGCTCATTTCCACAGCATTCGCCCACCCGCCCGAAGGAGTCTGGAAGAAGAAACTTGTCTGGAAAGAAGACTGGGTTCAAATTTGGAAGACTGTCAAAAAAGAAGCATGGGAAacaaaatggaagaaaattCAAGTGCCAATTTGGAAAGAAGTTCAAGTCCCAATTTGGAAAGAAGTCCAAGTGCCCGACtggaaaattgtgaaaaaaccCCACATCGAAGAACGTGAAGTACCCGCTTGGAAGGAAGAAAAAGTCCCAGAATGGAAGAAAATCAACAAACCCGTGTGGAAAGAAATCAAAGTTCCAATTTGGAAAGAAATTCAAGTACCCGAATGGAAGCAAATGTTTGTCCCCGAATGGGTTAAAATGGGAATACCCGGTGAGAAATTCCTCGGCAAAGATCACGAAGGTTGGGAATACACAAGTCATGATTTATGGCGAAAGAAATTGATTTGGAAACCAGTCTGGAAGAAGGTCTGGCGTACAGAGAAAAAACAAGAATGGGTGCCAGAGAAGAAACTCGAATGGAAGGAAGAATGGATTCAAGTTTGGAAACAAGTGAAAAAACAAATCTGGATCAAGGAGAAACGTGAAACCTGGGTGGAAGAGAAAGTACAAATTTGGCGAACAGAGAAGAAACAAGCCTGGGCCACAGAGAAGAAGGAAGCCTGGAAAGACGAATGGAAGTCGATTCAAGTGCCAGTGTGGAAGGAAGTTAAGGTGCCAGCATGGAAGAAGGTCTGGAAGCCGGTATGGGAAAAGGTGTGGGTGCCAATTCATCATGAACATCATGAACACCATGAACATCATGGATGGGATTGA